The genomic stretch CGGAACTTGCTCTTTCTTGATATATTACAAACAAGTCGGCTAAAATTGAAATTTTAACGTTATCCTGAAAGGGGGGCAAAATTTGGATGAGAAGATACTTAAAGATGTAAGGGTTTCTAAAAATCATTTACAATCGGTTCATAATAATAATCAGTATAATAAGTTGATTGTAGGTTATTACAATCAATACATAGAAGATTCTAGACCTGTAAAGAAGAAAAAGACTATTTTGGATTATACTAGATTTACTTATGAAGATTATTTTGTTGAAAAATTAGAACATAAAAGAGATAAGTTAGCTAATTGTAATAAGAAATGGGAAGTTGAAGTTTATGAAAAACTTAAAGTAAAAGATTATGTGTCTACTTTATTATGTAATGATAAGTTTTGTAGTAATTGTAAGAAAGTAAAGCAAGCTTCAAGGATGGCGAAAAATATGCCTTTGCTTGAACAGTATAAAGATAAATTATATCAAATGGTTTTAACTACACCAAATATTGTAGATCATACAGGGGAAGAATTGAAAAAAGAGATTAAAAAGCAATTTAAAGCATTAACTTATTTAACAGAATATTTAAAAGGTAAAAAACAAGTAAAGGGTTTAGATTTTGATATTGGATACTTAGGTGCAATAAGGTCGTTGGAGGTAACTTATAGCGGTGACTATTATCATCCGCATTTGCATTTGATATTAGTATTGGATAATCAAAATGA from Clostridium aceticum encodes the following:
- a CDS encoding protein rep; this translates as MDEKILKDVRVSKNHLQSVHNNNQYNKLIVGYYNQYIEDSRPVKKKKTILDYTRFTYEDYFVEKLEHKRDKLANCNKKWEVEVYEKLKVKDYVSTLLCNDKFCSNCKKVKQASRMAKNMPLLEQYKDKLYQMVLTTPNIVDHTGEELKKEIKKQFKALTYLTEYLKGKKQVKGLDFDIGYLGAIRSLEVTYSGDYYHPHLHLILVLDNQNEFITDKKNINNYSYDYYKKRPTRLFSDFEILLQKSWYLLYNGERLTKENIDKLEKGYSCMMDKAKEDDFLEVFKYMVKNDPAEENVKGSNKMTYKNFRVLEYALHSIRQIQGYGVFYNIKDILMAEEVNEMYEWIREYLIKNEGEAPAYRVEKIQKLLDDTEYTLISRKKIFTYLRKIYSE